Proteins co-encoded in one Dreissena polymorpha isolate Duluth1 chromosome 12, UMN_Dpol_1.0, whole genome shotgun sequence genomic window:
- the LOC127853728 gene encoding uncharacterized protein LOC127853728: protein MLDHISYTQKVCLSITARKYVVFCRAHGIAMRCRCKTRNTRIFIFIFFLVGTFLIYKMLSQSDRNKDKVYVSRALTRDYVLTDISEKIELKDSNDHTEVRRNNVNIFNQGRERTNLGFPFYKGLLKTPKGKKPIFLYSPDTDRMISSYVKDYQTWEESELNKTAQLILKEKNATFIDLGCNVGVYSLYMASLGVDIVAVDAVVDNLRLLSMSLKAAKTQSRSTLVHNAISDKYETVIMKIPDDNRGGAHVERVVDKNNAKVATKKSKKHITVETITLDDLIPYVERTKVVIKMDIEGHELNAITGAKTFFQTVNVRAILMEWTHYRSKESGKTLADILIKEGFLPYTSVPAEKVLDPEKFYTWPENVFWIKR, encoded by the coding sequence ATGTTAGATCACATCTCCTATACTCAGAAAGTGTGCCTATCTATCACAGCACGGAAGTACGTTGTTTTCTGTAGAGCTCATGGGATAGCTATGAGGTGTCGATGCAAAACCCGTAATACACGgatattcattttcatattttttctggTTGGAACTTTTCTGATTTATAAAATGCTTTCGCAATCAGATAGAAATAAAGACAAGGTGTATGTTAGTCGTGCTCTCACCAGGGATTATGTCTTGACAGATATTTCCGAAAAGATAGAGTTAAAGGATAGTAATGATCATACTGAGGTACGACGAAATAATGTTAACATATTCAATCAAGGTCGAGAAAGAACAAACTTGGGCTTCCCGTTTTATAAAGGATTGCTCAAAACGCCGAAGGGAAAGAAGCCTATCTTTCTGTATTCTCCCGACACTGACAGAATGATTTCATCGTACGTAAAAGATTACCAAACATGGGAGGAGAGCGAGTTGAACAAAACAGCCCAGCTGATTTTAAAAGAGAAAAACGCAACTTTTATAGACCTTGGCTGCAATGTAGGCGTGTATAGTTTGTACATGGCAAGCCTAGGTGTAGATATCGTAGCAGTGGATGCAGTCGTTGATAATTTAAGACTCCTGTCAATGTCTCTAAAAGCAGCAAAGACACAATCTCGTTCAACTCTCGTACACAACGCAATATCGGATAAGTATGAAACCGTAATCATGAAAATTCCTGATGACAACAGAGGAGGGGCACATGTTGAACGAGTTGTTGACAAAAATAACGCTAAAGTTGCAACAAAAAAATCTAAGAAACACATTACAGTAGAAACTATTACGCTTGACGATCTTATACCTTACGTAGAAAGGACTAAGGTTGTCATAAAAATGGATATAGAAGGACACGAACTTAATGCAATAACAGGTGCTAAGACTTTTTTTCAGACGGTTAACGTTCGGGCTATACTCATGGAGTGGACGCATTATCGGTCCAAAGAATCAGGCAAAACACTGGCTGACATCTTAATCAAAGAGGGGTTCCTTCCATACACATCGGTACCAGCGGAAAAAGTGTTAGATCCAGAAAAGTTTTATACATGGCCTGAAAATGTATTTTGGATAAAACGGTAG